From Acidimicrobiales bacterium, one genomic window encodes:
- a CDS encoding Lrp/AsnC ligand binding domain-containing protein, translated as MTVSAYILIQAGVGTAVDVADATARLEHVVSAEVAMGPYDVIARAEASTMDELGKVVVHAVQGIAGVERTLLCPIVRV; from the coding sequence ATGACCGTTTCCGCCTACATCCTCATCCAGGCCGGGGTCGGCACCGCCGTCGACGTCGCCGATGCCACCGCGCGGCTCGAACACGTGGTGTCGGCCGAGGTGGCCATGGGTCCCTACGACGTCATCGCGCGGGCGGAGGCGTCGACGATGGACGAACTCGGCAAGGTCGTGGTGCACGCGGTGCAGGGAATCGCCGGGGTCGAGCGCACCCTGCTCTGCCCCATCGTTCGCGTCTGA
- a CDS encoding antibiotic biosynthesis monooxygenase: protein MSQVIKINAITVPGDLGDEVARRFAARAGAVDGMDGFEGFELLRPTDDRDTWLVVTRWRDEESFTAWTQSAQFRDGHREALAAGADSPAPLPISAELWSYEVELGRDGE from the coding sequence ATGTCCCAGGTCATCAAGATCAATGCCATCACCGTTCCCGGAGATCTCGGCGACGAGGTCGCCCGTCGATTCGCGGCGCGGGCCGGTGCCGTCGACGGAATGGACGGGTTCGAGGGCTTCGAGCTCCTGCGCCCCACCGACGATCGAGACACTTGGCTCGTGGTGACCCGCTGGCGCGACGAGGAGTCGTTCACCGCGTGGACCCAGTCGGCTCAGTTCCGTGACGGACACCGTGAGGCACTCGCTGCCGGTGCCGATTCACCGGCGCCCCTGCCGATCAGCGCCGAGCTCTGGAGCTACGAAGTCGAACTGGGTCGCGACGGCGAGTGA
- a CDS encoding PIG-L family deacetylase, which yields MATAVFFHAHPDDESIATGGVMAQAAAAGHRVVLVCATDGAVGEPAEGSIPAGSTLAEVRLAELQESGRILGANRIEWLGYGDSGMENEPTNDNPDCFWQADVEEAAERLAAILRDERADLLTVYDSHGGYGHPDHIQVHRVGHRAAELAGTPHVFESTMNRDRMRGLAEFAFEGADDDPELAQRRDEMRDTEMGTPAAEITHQIDVTSVIDTKRRSMAAHPSQITPESFFLKMPDEAFAAAFGVECFIERGATRTGEPFADDLFAALADE from the coding sequence GTGGCGACCGCCGTCTTCTTCCACGCCCATCCCGACGACGAGTCGATCGCAACGGGTGGCGTGATGGCCCAGGCCGCGGCCGCCGGTCATCGGGTCGTGCTCGTCTGCGCGACCGACGGCGCCGTCGGCGAGCCTGCGGAGGGATCGATTCCGGCCGGATCGACATTGGCCGAGGTCCGACTGGCCGAGCTGCAGGAATCGGGACGGATCCTCGGAGCGAACAGGATCGAATGGCTGGGCTACGGCGACAGCGGGATGGAGAACGAGCCGACGAACGACAATCCCGACTGCTTCTGGCAGGCCGACGTCGAGGAGGCCGCCGAACGGTTGGCCGCGATCCTCCGCGACGAGCGCGCCGACCTGTTGACCGTCTACGACTCCCATGGTGGCTACGGTCACCCGGATCACATCCAGGTGCACCGGGTGGGCCACCGCGCCGCAGAGCTCGCCGGCACCCCGCACGTCTTCGAATCGACGATGAACCGCGACCGGATGCGCGGCCTGGCCGAGTTCGCGTTCGAGGGCGCCGACGACGATCCCGAGCTGGCCCAACGACGCGACGAGATGCGCGACACCGAGATGGGCACCCCAGCGGCCGAGATCACCCACCAGATCGATGTCACGTCGGTGATCGACACGAAGCGTCGGTCGATGGCTGCGCACCCGTCGCAGATCACGCCGGAGTCGTTCTTCCTGAAGATGCCCGACGAGGCATTCGCCGCCGCGTTCGGTGTCGAGTGTTTCATCGAGCGGGGTGCGACTCGGACCGGAGAGCCCTTCGCCGACGACCTCTTCGCCGCGCTCGCGGACGAGTAG
- a CDS encoding CaiB/BaiF CoA-transferase family protein, with translation MGPLAGVKIVEIAGIGPGPFCAMMLADMGADVIRVDRAGAVRGGDPSVPPGDLINRGRRSIGVDLKSPEGVETVLRLVEQSDGLIEGFRPGVAERLGIGPDDCLARNPALAYGRMTGWGQDGPYAPTAGHDINYIALAGALESMGRRGEAPVPPLNLVGDFGGGGMYLAFGLVCAILEARGSGQGQVVDAAMVDGAASLMTFFHGFRAMGIWNDERGTNLLDTGAHFYDVYECSDGKFVSIGSIEPQFYAELREKLGLDDPKWDAQMSRSEWPGLKEELTAIFATKTRDEWCEIIEGSDVCFAPVLSMEEAPHHPHNVARGTFTEVAGITQPRPAPRFSRTDSTIERPPPHAGQHTDEVLAEFGFSGDELAALRAAAAIA, from the coding sequence ATGGGACCGCTGGCCGGAGTGAAGATCGTGGAGATCGCGGGGATCGGGCCGGGCCCGTTCTGCGCGATGATGCTGGCCGACATGGGGGCCGACGTGATCCGCGTCGACCGTGCCGGCGCAGTTCGAGGTGGTGATCCCTCGGTGCCGCCGGGCGACCTGATCAATCGGGGCCGCCGGTCCATCGGTGTCGATCTGAAGTCGCCCGAGGGCGTCGAGACCGTGCTGCGACTCGTCGAGCAGAGCGACGGTCTGATCGAGGGATTCCGACCCGGCGTCGCCGAGCGACTGGGCATCGGTCCCGACGACTGCCTGGCGCGGAACCCGGCACTCGCCTACGGCCGGATGACGGGGTGGGGCCAGGACGGCCCGTATGCGCCCACCGCGGGTCACGACATCAACTACATCGCGTTGGCCGGAGCGCTCGAGTCGATGGGCCGGAGGGGGGAGGCACCCGTCCCGCCCCTCAATCTCGTCGGCGACTTCGGCGGCGGCGGTATGTACCTCGCCTTCGGACTCGTGTGCGCGATCCTCGAGGCCCGCGGGTCCGGCCAGGGCCAAGTTGTCGATGCCGCGATGGTCGACGGCGCTGCGTCGCTCATGACCTTCTTCCATGGCTTCCGGGCGATGGGGATCTGGAACGACGAGCGCGGCACCAACCTGCTCGACACGGGCGCCCACTTCTACGACGTCTACGAGTGCAGCGACGGCAAGTTCGTCTCGATCGGCTCGATCGAACCACAGTTCTACGCCGAGCTGCGCGAGAAGCTCGGCCTCGACGACCCGAAGTGGGACGCCCAGATGAGCCGGTCGGAGTGGCCCGGCCTCAAGGAGGAGTTGACCGCGATCTTCGCGACGAAGACCCGCGACGAGTGGTGCGAGATCATCGAGGGATCCGACGTGTGTTTCGCGCCGGTCCTCTCGATGGAGGAGGCGCCGCATCACCCCCACAATGTCGCTCGCGGAACGTTCACCGAGGTGGCAGGGATCACCCAACCTCGCCCGGCGCCGCGGTTCAGCCGTACCGACAGCACCATCGAGCGCCCGCCGCCGCACGCCGGTCAGCACACCGACGAGGTGTTGGCCGAGTTCGGGTTCAGCGGCGACGAACTGGCTGCGCTGCGCGCCGCCGCCGCGATCGCCTGA
- a CDS encoding alpha/beta hydrolase, producing MLHLMPRARNEAIELEYETFGSPDDPTLICLPGLGNQLLLFPEEFCEAFVGRGFHVIRMDNRDAGLSSTTASDDDYTLSDMADDVVAVLDHAGVDDAVVLGVSLGGMIAQATAIDHPERVRALVSVMSTTGEPGIGAPTAEAIAALTQEPAATIEEQVDQDVRARVIWSNPDWFDEDQMRAYFLSCYERSWVPGGSGRQFDAVVRSGDRADALAALTMPALVVHGENDTLIDPSGGRRTAELVPDAELLVIDGMSHDFVYQAWPPIIEAVTALTARTFR from the coding sequence ATGCTTCATCTCATGCCACGCGCCCGCAACGAAGCGATCGAACTCGAGTACGAGACCTTCGGGAGTCCCGACGACCCGACGCTCATCTGTCTTCCGGGCCTCGGCAACCAGCTGTTGCTCTTCCCCGAGGAGTTCTGTGAGGCGTTCGTGGGCCGGGGTTTCCACGTGATCCGGATGGACAATCGTGATGCCGGGTTGTCCTCCACGACCGCTTCCGACGACGACTACACCCTGAGCGACATGGCCGACGACGTGGTCGCCGTACTCGACCACGCCGGAGTCGACGATGCCGTCGTGCTCGGCGTCTCGCTCGGCGGCATGATCGCCCAGGCGACCGCCATCGACCATCCGGAACGGGTACGGGCACTGGTCTCGGTCATGTCGACCACGGGGGAGCCCGGCATCGGCGCACCCACCGCCGAAGCGATCGCCGCGCTCACCCAGGAGCCCGCCGCGACGATCGAGGAGCAGGTCGACCAGGACGTGCGGGCGCGCGTGATCTGGTCGAATCCCGACTGGTTCGACGAGGACCAGATGCGGGCCTACTTCCTGTCGTGCTACGAGCGGTCGTGGGTTCCGGGCGGGTCCGGGCGCCAGTTCGATGCCGTCGTCCGCAGCGGCGACCGAGCCGACGCACTCGCGGCGCTCACGATGCCGGCGCTCGTCGTGCACGGCGAGAACGACACGCTCATCGACCCGTCCGGCGGGCGGCGAACCGCCGAGCTCGTGCCCGATGCCGAGCTCCTGGTGATCGACGGGATGTCACACGACTTCGTGTACCAGGCCTGGCCCCCGATCATCGAGGCCGTCACCGCGCTGACGGCGCGCACGTTTCGCTAG
- a CDS encoding FAD:protein FMN transferase: MSLDHHRSATLRTTRRPAMGAAVEITTDASDVAVDAALAVVAALECRWSRFLPHSELSQLNRADGPAVARPSTARAIEMALAGTQLTRGWFDPTRGADVRAAGYRCTHSSGWGLPEPAPTRTGHVSFDGATGLVHIPEGVEFDLGGVAKGLAADIAASLLSESHATHVGVAVGGDVRIRSDTRVLVEIAAPDDAVDAPALIGLCNGGVAVSGPSRRRTDDGRHHLIDPFTARPAENPRSAAVVAASAAGAEMLATAAAIAPLQVAVEIIETVGATAWLVETDGRSTTVGEPDRFLIAGGWMTDTHRPA, encoded by the coding sequence ATGTCTCTTGATCACCATCGTTCCGCAACGCTGCGGACCACCCGCCGGCCGGCGATGGGCGCCGCCGTGGAGATCACGACCGATGCGTCGGACGTCGCCGTCGACGCCGCGCTGGCGGTCGTCGCCGCGCTCGAGTGCCGCTGGTCGCGCTTTCTCCCACACAGCGAGCTCTCACAGCTGAATCGGGCGGACGGGCCCGCCGTGGCTCGACCGTCGACTGCCCGAGCGATCGAGATGGCCCTGGCCGGCACACAACTGACCCGCGGATGGTTCGACCCGACACGCGGCGCCGATGTCCGCGCCGCGGGCTACCGATGCACACACTCCTCCGGGTGGGGACTCCCGGAGCCGGCACCGACGCGCACCGGCCACGTCTCGTTCGACGGGGCGACAGGACTCGTGCACATCCCCGAGGGCGTCGAGTTCGATCTCGGCGGCGTCGCCAAGGGCCTGGCCGCCGACATCGCCGCCTCACTGCTGTCCGAGAGCCACGCGACGCACGTCGGTGTCGCCGTCGGCGGCGACGTCCGGATCCGTTCCGACACCCGGGTGCTGGTCGAGATCGCGGCACCCGACGATGCTGTCGACGCGCCGGCGCTCATCGGCCTCTGCAACGGCGGGGTCGCAGTGTCGGGGCCGAGCCGGCGACGAACCGACGACGGCCGCCACCATCTCATCGACCCCTTCACAGCACGCCCGGCGGAGAACCCCCGATCGGCCGCGGTCGTCGCGGCAAGCGCGGCGGGAGCCGAGATGCTCGCCACTGCAGCGGCCATCGCGCCGCTCCAGGTTGCCGTCGAGATCATCGAGACGGTCGGCGCGACCGCATGGTTGGTGGAGACCGACGGCCGCTCGACCACTGTCGGCGAGCCAGACCGGTTCCTGATCGCCGGCGGATGGATGACCGACACCCACCGACCTGCATGA
- a CDS encoding EamA family transporter, translated as MTAVLALASALIIGGSDFGGGLATRHDSTFRVTAVAQICGGLMAVVLAVVVGADEVVRVDVVAGVIAGLSGTFSFMCFYRALSMGVMSVVAPTTAVVSASIPAIVGVAQGQDVSALTGVGLVVAVVAIVLVTRDAGDHRGESTPRDALVLAITAGIGFSLFFIALAESHEEAGMWPLVVARVVSVPVVCIIAWRATGRVWPTAPISRRLAVVTGVAEMLANALLLVALRRDELAIASVFGSLYPISTIVLAWVFLHERVSRAQFVGVALALGALALVAL; from the coding sequence ATGACAGCGGTCCTCGCGCTCGCCTCGGCGCTGATCATCGGCGGGTCCGACTTCGGGGGAGGCTTGGCGACACGCCACGACTCGACCTTTCGCGTCACGGCAGTTGCCCAGATCTGCGGCGGGCTGATGGCGGTCGTGCTCGCAGTGGTGGTCGGGGCCGACGAGGTCGTCCGGGTCGACGTCGTGGCCGGCGTCATCGCCGGACTCTCGGGCACCTTCTCGTTCATGTGCTTCTACCGCGCTCTGTCGATGGGCGTCATGAGTGTGGTGGCACCCACGACGGCCGTGGTCAGCGCGAGCATTCCGGCGATCGTGGGTGTCGCCCAGGGTCAGGACGTGTCGGCCCTCACCGGTGTCGGACTGGTGGTGGCCGTGGTCGCCATCGTGTTGGTGACCCGTGATGCCGGCGACCATCGAGGCGAGTCGACACCGCGGGACGCGCTGGTGCTCGCGATCACCGCCGGCATCGGCTTCTCGTTGTTCTTCATCGCGCTGGCCGAATCTCACGAGGAAGCCGGGATGTGGCCGCTCGTGGTCGCACGGGTCGTCTCGGTGCCGGTCGTGTGCATCATCGCCTGGCGGGCCACGGGACGGGTGTGGCCCACGGCTCCGATCTCGAGACGGTTGGCGGTCGTCACCGGCGTCGCCGAGATGCTCGCCAACGCCTTGCTGCTCGTCGCGCTGCGCCGCGACGAACTCGCCATCGCCTCCGTGTTCGGGTCGCTCTATCCGATCAGCACCATCGTGCTGGCCTGGGTGTTCCTCCACGAACGGGTTTCACGCGCCCAGTTCGTCGGCGTCGCGCTCGCGCTGGGTGCGCTTGCGCTCGTCGCCCTGTAG
- a CDS encoding thiamine ABC transporter substrate-binding protein, with the protein MTRPIRLLTSLTCIALFTVSCGDDARSSDSGGDQSVTITLVTHDSFAVQDALLDEFTERTRITVEVVTAGDTGQMISQSILSAGDPLGDVMFGVDNTFLQRALDAGLFIPYEAEALADVADEFVIDDQHRVTPIDFGDVCVNYWTDALPGPVPTSLADLIDPVNAGQLVVQSPESSSPGLAFLLATIAGTDDWEQFWTDLRANGVRVTPDWESAYYGEFTSGGGDRSMVVSYASSPPVEMMFAAEPIDEPPTGVLLDSCYRQIEFAGVLAGTPHPEAAGQVIEFLLSEEFQNGIPESMFVFPVSDRAELPETWAAHAQVAENPLMLDPAEVEANRDEWIDRWVEIVLG; encoded by the coding sequence ATGACTCGACCCATCCGTCTCCTCACGTCGTTGACGTGCATCGCACTGTTCACTGTCTCCTGCGGCGACGACGCCCGTTCGTCCGACTCCGGTGGCGACCAATCGGTGACCATCACACTGGTCACGCACGACTCGTTCGCGGTGCAGGACGCGCTGCTCGACGAGTTCACCGAACGCACCCGCATCACGGTCGAGGTCGTGACCGCCGGCGACACCGGACAGATGATCTCGCAGTCGATCCTCAGCGCCGGCGACCCTCTCGGCGATGTCATGTTCGGTGTCGACAACACCTTCCTGCAGCGGGCGCTCGACGCCGGACTCTTCATTCCCTACGAGGCGGAAGCGCTGGCCGACGTTGCCGACGAGTTCGTCATCGACGACCAGCACCGCGTCACCCCGATCGACTTCGGCGACGTGTGCGTGAACTACTGGACCGATGCGCTGCCGGGACCGGTGCCGACGTCGCTGGCCGATCTGATCGACCCCGTCAACGCGGGCCAGCTCGTCGTCCAGAGTCCGGAATCGTCGTCGCCGGGACTCGCCTTCCTCCTGGCGACCATCGCCGGAACCGACGACTGGGAGCAGTTCTGGACGGATCTCCGGGCGAACGGCGTGCGCGTGACCCCCGACTGGGAGTCCGCCTACTACGGCGAGTTCACCTCCGGCGGCGGCGACCGTTCCATGGTCGTGTCGTACGCGTCGAGCCCTCCCGTCGAGATGATGTTCGCCGCCGAGCCGATCGACGAACCGCCGACGGGAGTCCTGCTCGACTCGTGCTATCGCCAGATCGAGTTCGCCGGCGTGCTTGCGGGCACCCCACATCCCGAAGCGGCCGGTCAGGTCATCGAGTTCCTGTTGTCCGAGGAGTTCCAGAACGGCATCCCGGAAAGCATGTTCGTCTTCCCGGTCTCGGACCGCGCCGAGTTGCCCGAGACGTGGGCGGCCCACGCGCAGGTGGCCGAGAACCCCCTCATGCTCGATCCCGCCGAGGTCGAGGCCAACCGCGACGAGTGGATCGATCGATGGGTCGAGATCGTTCTCGGCTGA
- a CDS encoding iron ABC transporter permease, giving the protein MGRDRSRLIAAAAVVPAAFLGVFFAFPIATVVWRGAGDEGLAPLRELLGSGRTRDAIWFTVWQAALSTLLTLAIALPGAAAVARSSARAQRRLRALVTIPFVLPTILVAGAFSELFTRFGLDDGTIRLRHTVWAILLAHVFFNYAVVVRTVGSFWSGLDGRLEEQARVLGAGRIRTFVEVTLPRLRPAVAAASAIVFLFSFTSFGVVLVLGGPRRATIETEIYRYAVVRTDFGPAATLAALQLVAVLALVALTTRLERSRPLTHATPRRSTVARSGAGRMANGLVVGTLLGLPIAVVVERSLSVGDRYGFDNYRALGTRLTMLPAPATTAIRNSLFAATVATAIALVIGALAALVVVHGRGALGHVFDLGLTLPLGTSAVTIGFGVLIALDQPPLDLRSSWWIVPIVHSLVGIPFVVRTMVPVLRRIDPALRDAAAVLGASPRRVRREIDLPLAGRGMLVGASFAFAVSMGEFGATAFIPRRAETLTAPQALFRMLSTPGELVRGQAMALAVVLMVVVGAAVFAIESARGTDEGTF; this is encoded by the coding sequence ATGGGTCGAGATCGTTCTCGGCTGATCGCGGCGGCCGCCGTCGTCCCCGCTGCCTTCCTCGGCGTCTTCTTCGCGTTTCCGATCGCCACCGTCGTGTGGCGCGGGGCGGGCGACGAAGGTCTCGCGCCGCTGCGCGAACTCCTCGGTTCGGGTCGCACCCGCGACGCGATCTGGTTCACCGTCTGGCAGGCCGCGTTGTCCACCCTGTTGACGCTCGCCATCGCGCTCCCCGGAGCCGCCGCGGTCGCGCGCTCGAGCGCCCGGGCCCAACGCCGCCTCCGGGCGCTCGTCACCATCCCGTTCGTACTCCCGACGATCCTCGTCGCCGGCGCATTCAGCGAACTGTTCACCCGTTTCGGCCTCGACGACGGGACGATCCGTCTCCGCCACACCGTGTGGGCGATCCTCCTCGCCCATGTGTTCTTCAACTACGCGGTCGTCGTGCGCACGGTCGGATCGTTCTGGTCGGGTTTGGACGGCCGACTCGAGGAGCAGGCCCGGGTGCTCGGTGCCGGTCGCATCCGCACGTTCGTGGAGGTCACCCTCCCCCGTCTTCGGCCGGCGGTGGCGGCCGCCTCGGCCATCGTCTTCCTGTTCTCGTTCACCTCCTTCGGAGTGGTGCTCGTCCTCGGCGGACCACGGCGGGCGACCATCGAGACCGAGATCTACCGATACGCCGTGGTGCGCACCGACTTCGGGCCGGCCGCGACCCTTGCGGCGTTGCAGCTGGTGGCCGTCCTGGCGCTGGTCGCGCTCACCACCCGACTGGAACGGAGTCGACCTCTCACCCACGCGACGCCGCGCCGCAGCACCGTCGCCCGGTCGGGCGCGGGGCGGATGGCCAACGGCCTCGTCGTCGGCACCCTGCTCGGCCTGCCGATCGCCGTCGTCGTCGAACGGTCCCTGTCGGTCGGCGACCGCTACGGCTTCGACAACTATCGGGCCCTCGGCACACGTCTGACGATGCTCCCGGCACCGGCGACGACAGCGATCCGCAACTCCCTCTTCGCGGCCACCGTGGCGACGGCGATCGCATTGGTGATCGGGGCCCTCGCCGCGCTGGTCGTGGTGCACGGCCGCGGCGCGCTGGGCCACGTGTTCGATCTCGGACTCACGCTGCCATTGGGCACGAGTGCCGTCACCATCGGCTTCGGGGTGCTGATCGCACTCGACCAGCCCCCGCTCGACCTCCGTTCGAGCTGGTGGATCGTGCCGATCGTGCACAGTCTCGTGGGCATCCCGTTCGTCGTCCGCACGATGGTGCCCGTGCTGCGCCGGATCGACCCGGCCCTCCGGGATGCGGCCGCCGTCCTCGGAGCGTCGCCCCGACGCGTGCGCCGCGAGATCGACCTCCCGCTCGCCGGTCGGGGCATGCTCGTCGGCGCGTCGTTCGCCTTCGCCGTCTCGATGGGCGAGTTCGGGGCAACCGCGTTCATCCCCCGCCGGGCCGAGACCCTCACCGCGCCGCAGGCGTTGTTCCGCATGTTGTCGACGCCCGGCGAACTCGTGCGGGGCCAGGCGATGGCCCTCGCCGTGGTGCTGATGGTCGTGGTGGGTGCCGCCGTGTTCGCGATCGAATCGGCCCGCGGCACCGACGAGGGGACGTTCTGA